Proteins encoded together in one Pseudoxanthomonas sp. Root65 window:
- a CDS encoding PAS-domain containing protein, producing the protein MLSVGMVVLAGLLWLGVLFGTALYAERRPHVLAVQWPYIYALSLAVYCTSWTFFGTVTQAARYGWPLPPTFVGTILLYVFGAFLLVRLVRLARESNATSLADLIATRLGKDGWLAATVTLVAALGLIPYIALQLKAVAMSFALLTRSPGNDALPAWQDSALYVALAMAVFAMLFGTRRASAVEHNRGLILAMAFESLFKLAAMLALGLFVWFGLPDLPPAPPVPSAPPSTTYGFLPLVALGVLAMFTLPHQVHVGVVECRDERHVRTARWLFPLYMVLMAAPLLPLARAGGAMFGDAVPSDLYVLALPLSQGHQGLALLAFLGGLSAATGMVVVSTLTLSLMIGNHWLAPGLLRGGWLRGRGGDLRGAVLAQRRVGIVAVMLLAWAYSRLVAGNDALADVGAVSFSALATLAPALGFAIWRPQTPPRAVIAGIVAAFAVWMWLLLLPVAMDARGVAPAWLQSGPFGLASLSPDGFFGLTGWSRLGRAVGVSLFLGTAVTFLVTGWHGSAPRRADSRGFDAKTLRDAGRRFLSRERVEELLSDAPRSGPVPAPIEARLERELAAVLGSASARLLLDAARRESGDLETVAAIVGEVSQDLRFNQQVLEAALQNMSQGISVIDRDQRLVAWNRRYAQMFGFPPEVLQVGRPIADLTRWALQRMPQRGWDERALERRLAFMRAGTPHLTERVFPDGSIVEIRGNPMPGGGFVATYTDVTASRQAERELKQANETLEQRVVERTALLEHAKREAEHANDAKSRFLTAIGHDLLQPLHAAQLFTDALAQQLPEPRQRETALQVRGALDSTTDLLTGLLDMSRLEAGGLLPEPRDLPLMEVLEPLASEFRVLAHERGLSFAMVPTRAWVHTDPQLLRRILQNFLANAVRYTARGGVRLGVRRIGERLRVEVWDTGPGIAQADQQRIFEEFRRGDDVPGQGLGLGLSIADRIATLLDAPLSLRSRVGRGAVFAVDLPRATAPVAAPVAFGKPGLAGRHVLAVDNDPVALSALQQVLEGWGCRVATARDSVAAEDALRAQAADLWLFDYHLDAGDTGVAMAQRLRATRGHRPCLILSADQTEAVRRAVRDAELPLLAKPVRPLALKSVLDRMLAARTM; encoded by the coding sequence ATGCTGAGCGTCGGCATGGTGGTGCTGGCCGGGCTGCTGTGGCTGGGCGTGCTGTTCGGCACGGCGCTGTATGCCGAGCGTCGGCCGCACGTGCTGGCGGTGCAATGGCCGTACATCTATGCGCTGTCGCTGGCGGTGTACTGCACCTCATGGACGTTCTTCGGCACGGTGACGCAGGCGGCGCGCTATGGCTGGCCGCTGCCGCCGACCTTCGTGGGCACCATCCTGCTGTACGTGTTCGGTGCGTTCCTGCTGGTGCGGCTGGTGCGGCTGGCACGCGAGTCGAATGCGACCTCGCTGGCGGACCTGATCGCCACGCGGCTGGGCAAGGACGGCTGGCTGGCCGCGACGGTGACCCTGGTCGCCGCGCTGGGGCTGATTCCCTACATCGCGCTGCAGCTGAAAGCGGTGGCGATGAGTTTCGCGCTGCTCACGCGTTCGCCCGGCAATGACGCCTTGCCGGCGTGGCAGGACAGCGCGTTGTACGTGGCGCTGGCGATGGCGGTGTTCGCCATGTTGTTCGGCACGCGCCGCGCGAGTGCGGTGGAGCACAACCGCGGGCTGATCCTGGCGATGGCGTTCGAGTCGCTGTTCAAGCTGGCGGCGATGCTGGCGCTGGGGCTGTTCGTCTGGTTCGGATTGCCGGACCTGCCGCCGGCGCCGCCGGTGCCCTCGGCACCGCCGTCCACCACCTACGGGTTCCTGCCGCTGGTGGCACTGGGCGTGCTGGCGATGTTCACCCTGCCGCACCAGGTGCACGTGGGGGTGGTGGAATGCCGCGACGAGCGCCACGTGCGCACCGCGCGCTGGCTGTTCCCGCTGTACATGGTGCTGATGGCCGCGCCGCTGCTGCCGCTGGCGCGGGCGGGCGGGGCGATGTTCGGCGATGCCGTACCGTCCGATCTTTACGTGCTGGCGCTGCCGCTGTCGCAGGGTCATCAGGGCCTCGCGTTGCTGGCCTTCCTCGGCGGCCTGAGCGCGGCCACCGGCATGGTGGTGGTCAGCACGCTGACGCTCAGCCTGATGATCGGCAACCACTGGTTGGCGCCCGGCCTGCTGCGCGGCGGCTGGCTGCGCGGCCGCGGCGGCGACCTGCGGGGTGCGGTGCTGGCCCAACGCCGCGTCGGCATCGTGGCGGTGATGCTGCTGGCGTGGGCGTACAGCCGGCTGGTCGCCGGCAACGACGCGCTGGCCGACGTGGGCGCGGTGTCGTTCTCGGCGCTGGCCACACTGGCACCGGCGCTGGGGTTTGCGATCTGGCGTCCGCAAACGCCGCCGCGCGCGGTGATCGCCGGCATCGTCGCCGCATTCGCCGTCTGGATGTGGCTGCTGCTGTTGCCGGTGGCGATGGATGCGCGCGGCGTGGCGCCGGCGTGGTTGCAGAGTGGTCCGTTCGGTCTGGCCAGCCTGTCGCCGGATGGCTTCTTCGGTCTGACCGGCTGGAGCCGGTTGGGTCGGGCGGTCGGCGTCAGTCTGTTCCTCGGCACCGCAGTGACGTTCCTGGTGACGGGCTGGCACGGCAGCGCGCCGCGCCGCGCCGACAGCCGTGGTTTCGATGCGAAGACGCTGCGCGACGCCGGCCGTCGCTTCCTCTCGCGCGAACGCGTGGAGGAACTGCTGTCCGATGCGCCCCGCAGCGGCCCGGTTCCGGCACCCATCGAGGCACGGCTGGAGCGCGAACTGGCGGCGGTGCTGGGTTCGGCCTCGGCGCGCCTGCTGCTGGATGCCGCGCGCCGCGAGAGCGGCGACCTGGAAACCGTGGCCGCCATCGTCGGCGAGGTTTCGCAGGACCTTCGCTTCAACCAGCAGGTGCTGGAGGCCGCGCTGCAGAACATGAGCCAGGGCATCAGCGTGATCGACCGCGATCAGCGCCTGGTGGCCTGGAACCGGCGCTACGCGCAGATGTTCGGCTTCCCGCCGGAGGTCTTGCAGGTGGGGCGGCCGATCGCCGACCTGACCCGCTGGGCGCTGCAGCGCATGCCGCAACGCGGGTGGGACGAGCGTGCCCTGGAACGGCGGCTGGCCTTCATGCGCGCGGGCACGCCACACCTGACCGAGCGCGTCTTTCCCGACGGCAGCATCGTGGAGATCCGCGGCAATCCGATGCCGGGCGGCGGCTTCGTCGCCACCTATACCGACGTCACCGCGTCGCGGCAGGCCGAGCGCGAACTGAAGCAGGCCAACGAGACGCTGGAACAGCGGGTGGTCGAGCGCACGGCGCTGCTGGAGCATGCCAAGCGCGAAGCCGAGCACGCGAACGATGCCAAGAGCCGCTTCCTGACCGCGATTGGCCACGATCTACTGCAGCCGCTGCACGCGGCGCAACTGTTCACCGATGCGCTGGCGCAGCAGCTGCCGGAGCCGCGCCAGCGCGAAACCGCGTTGCAGGTGCGCGGCGCGCTGGATTCCACCACCGACCTGCTGACCGGCTTGCTGGACATGTCGCGGCTGGAAGCGGGCGGCCTGTTGCCGGAACCGCGCGACCTGCCCTTGATGGAAGTGCTGGAACCGCTGGCCTCCGAGTTCCGCGTGCTGGCGCACGAGCGCGGCCTGTCGTTCGCCATGGTGCCGACGCGGGCGTGGGTGCATACCGATCCGCAACTGCTGCGGCGCATCCTGCAGAACTTCCTCGCCAACGCCGTGCGCTATACCGCGCGCGGTGGTGTGCGGCTGGGCGTGCGGCGCATCGGTGAGCGCTTGCGCGTGGAGGTATGGGACACCGGCCCGGGCATCGCGCAGGCCGACCAGCAGCGGATCTTCGAGGAGTTCCGGCGCGGCGACGATGTGCCGGGGCAGGGGTTGGGGCTCGGACTGTCGATCGCGGACCGCATCGCCACGCTGCTGGACGCGCCGTTGTCGCTGCGCAGCCGGGTGGGGCGCGGCGCCGTCTTCGCGGTCGATCTGCCGCGGGCGACCGCACCCGTCGCCGCGCCGGTGGCGTTCGGCAAGCCGGGCCTCGCCGGTCGCCATGTGCTGGCAGTCGACAACGATCCCGTTGCGCTGTCCGCCTTGCAGCAGGTGCTCGAAGGGTGGGGATGTCGCGTCGCCACCGCCCGGGACAGCGTCGCCGCAGAAGACGCGTTGCGTGCACAGGCGGCCGACCTGTGGCTGTTCGATTACCACCTGGATGCTGGCGATACGGGCGTTGCGATGGCCCAGCGTCTGCGTGCCACGCGTGGCCACCGCCCCTGCCTGATCCTCAGCGCCGACCAGACCGAAGCGGTCCGCCGCGCCGTGCGCGATGCCGAACTGCCGCTGCTGGCCAAGCCCGTGCGGCCGCTGGCGCTGAAGTCGGTGCTGGACCGGATGCTGGCGGCGCGAACGATGTAG
- a CDS encoding 8-oxo-dGTP diphosphatase, with product MPYTPIVATLGYVLSPDRSQVLLIHRNARPDDQHLGKYNGLGGKIERDEDVVAGMRREILEEAGITCDEMRLRGTISWPGFGKNGEDWLGFLFVVTAYSGTPFERNPEGTLEWVPVEKIMDLPLWDGDRHFLPLVFDADPRGFHGVMPYRDGRMVSWDYSRI from the coding sequence ATGCCCTACACCCCCATCGTCGCCACCCTCGGTTACGTGCTGTCGCCCGATCGTTCGCAGGTGCTGCTGATCCATCGCAATGCGCGCCCGGACGACCAGCACCTGGGCAAGTACAACGGCCTGGGTGGCAAGATCGAGCGCGACGAGGACGTGGTGGCCGGCATGCGGCGCGAGATCCTGGAGGAGGCCGGCATCACCTGCGACGAGATGCGCCTGCGCGGCACCATCAGCTGGCCGGGCTTCGGCAAGAACGGCGAGGACTGGCTGGGTTTCCTCTTCGTGGTCACGGCCTACAGCGGCACGCCGTTCGAGCGCAATCCCGAGGGCACGCTTGAGTGGGTGCCGGTGGAGAAGATCATGGACCTGCCGTTGTGGGACGGCGACCGCCACTTCCTGCCGCTGGTGTTCGACGCCGATCCGCGCGGCTTCCACGGCGTCATGCCGTACCGCGATGGCCGCATGGTGTCGTGGGATTATTCGCGCATCTGA
- a CDS encoding response regulator transcription factor: MPNLLIADDHPLFRAALRGAAADAVAQLTVREAESLDGVIATLEAHDDIDLVLLDLHMPGNHGLAGLAAIRAQFPAVAVAVVSANDDPRVVRRALDHGAAGYLPKSSGLDELRDAIRSVLACEQWLPASLRGAVARSQSSAHDTDLAARLASLSPQQFRVLTLVAQGLLNKQIADRLDVQERTVKAHLSAIFDRLGVRNRTQAGVVLRELELADPARQIE, encoded by the coding sequence ATGCCTAACCTGCTGATCGCCGATGACCATCCGCTGTTCCGCGCCGCCCTGCGCGGGGCCGCTGCGGATGCCGTGGCGCAGCTGACAGTGCGCGAGGCCGAATCACTGGACGGCGTAATCGCCACGCTGGAAGCGCACGACGACATCGACCTGGTCCTGCTCGACCTGCACATGCCCGGCAACCACGGGCTGGCGGGACTGGCGGCGATCCGCGCGCAGTTCCCCGCGGTCGCGGTGGCGGTGGTGTCGGCGAACGACGACCCGCGCGTGGTGCGCCGTGCGCTGGACCATGGCGCCGCCGGTTACCTGCCGAAGAGTTCGGGGCTGGATGAGCTGCGCGATGCGATCCGTAGCGTGCTCGCTTGCGAACAATGGCTGCCCGCCTCCTTGCGCGGTGCGGTCGCCCGTTCGCAGTCCTCCGCGCACGACACCGACCTGGCCGCTCGCCTGGCCAGCCTGTCGCCGCAACAGTTCCGCGTACTGACGCTGGTGGCGCAGGGCCTGCTGAACAAGCAGATCGCCGACCGCCTCGACGTGCAGGAGCGCACCGTGAAAGCCCATCTCTCCGCGATCTTCGACCGCCTCGGCGTGCGCAACCGAACCCAGGCCGGCGTCGTGTTGCGCGAACTGGAACTGGCGGATCCTGCACGGCAGATCGAGTAA
- a CDS encoding 3-hydroxybutyrate dehydrogenase: protein MQPTHTLLITGAASGIGAGIAAQLAEAGRHVIVSDLNFEAAEAVATQIRTEGGSAEAVALDVTSQDSIEAALATISRPIDVLVNNAGLQHVSPLEDFPIEKWDFLVQVMLVGVARLTRAVLPGMRERGFGRIVNIGSIHALVASPYKSAYVAAKHGLVGFSKVLALETADTDITINTVCPSYVKTPLVDKQIADQARTRGISEVDVVSQVMLKPMPKGVFIGLDELAGITAFLTSPAARNITGQTIVVDGGWTVQ from the coding sequence ATGCAGCCCACCCACACCCTCCTCATCACCGGCGCGGCCAGCGGCATCGGCGCTGGCATCGCCGCGCAGCTCGCCGAAGCCGGTCGCCACGTGATCGTCAGCGACCTCAACTTCGAGGCGGCCGAAGCGGTCGCCACGCAGATCCGCACTGAAGGCGGCTCCGCCGAGGCGGTCGCCCTGGACGTCACTTCGCAGGACAGCATCGAGGCCGCACTGGCCACGATCTCGCGGCCGATCGACGTACTGGTCAACAACGCCGGCCTGCAGCACGTCTCGCCGCTGGAGGACTTCCCGATCGAGAAGTGGGACTTCCTGGTGCAGGTGATGCTGGTCGGCGTGGCCCGACTGACCCGCGCGGTGCTGCCCGGCATGCGCGAGCGCGGCTTCGGCCGCATCGTCAACATCGGCAGCATCCACGCCCTGGTCGCCAGTCCGTACAAGAGCGCCTACGTCGCCGCGAAGCACGGTCTGGTCGGCTTCTCCAAGGTACTGGCGCTGGAAACCGCCGACACCGACATCACCATCAACACGGTCTGTCCCAGCTACGTGAAGACCCCGCTGGTCGACAAGCAGATCGCCGACCAGGCGCGCACGCGCGGCATCTCCGAGGTCGACGTGGTCAGCCAGGTGATGCTGAAGCCGATGCCGAAGGGCGTGTTCATCGGCCTGGACGAACTGGCCGGCATCACCGCCTTCCTCACCTCGCCCGCCGCCCGCAACATCACCGGCCAGACCATCGTGGTGGATGGTGGCTGGACCGTGCAATGA
- a CDS encoding 3-hydroxybutyrate oligomer hydrolase family protein — MNAKTRIACGVLLGAALAACSSAPSKPEAVAHMIQPQRVTEHRGSDDLLTAGLGLDGLRAMAAPAFADPANPTPAELRRRAVWANWRGIADLSLTGGYGQAYGSVASVPGREYSALAKVPGASQPHRVLVQVPDNFDTTKRCVVVTASSGSRGVYGAIAVAAPWALPKGCAVAYTDKGAGTDYFDLDEQRGAREDGTVGELGVDTLAFVPDAPVGASGVAVKHAHSKDNPEADWGRHVKQAAEFALASLDHAFPQAAPFRFDNTRVIAVGISNGGGAVLRASEEEGGWLDAVVAGEPNIHAADAPGARSLYDYTTEAALLMPCALLDLPADALPQPPLRAQVEPLWVARCATLKAAGLVTGADAKAQAASARSQLKANGWTDEALVAGALSVGFDLWRAVAVTYASAYGRYGVGEHPCGFAFSAQDADFSARAASAAERAAWWSEGSGIPPGAGVGIVDMKLAAPDFTLPGLQCLRALQTGSSDDARRVQAGIAQTAARFPKTRRPVVVIHGLDDGLVPPAFSSAPYVEAARAANPDVRYWQVRHAQHFDGFLALPAYGTRYVPLLPYVYAALDQVDATLDGSRELPANALISAQPRGAGSVEASQLAIPR, encoded by the coding sequence ATGAACGCGAAGACGCGCATTGCCTGTGGTGTGTTGCTCGGCGCGGCCCTGGCGGCCTGCAGCAGCGCCCCCTCCAAGCCTGAAGCGGTGGCCCACATGATCCAGCCCCAGCGCGTCACCGAGCACCGTGGCAGCGACGACCTGCTCACCGCCGGCCTGGGCCTGGACGGCCTGCGGGCGATGGCGGCGCCCGCGTTCGCCGACCCGGCCAACCCGACCCCGGCCGAACTGCGCCGCCGCGCGGTCTGGGCGAACTGGCGCGGCATCGCCGATCTGTCGCTGACCGGCGGCTACGGTCAGGCCTATGGCAGCGTGGCCAGCGTGCCGGGACGCGAGTATTCCGCACTGGCGAAAGTGCCGGGTGCGTCCCAGCCGCATCGCGTGCTGGTGCAGGTGCCTGACAATTTCGACACCACCAAGCGCTGTGTCGTCGTCACCGCCTCGTCCGGTTCGCGTGGTGTTTACGGCGCCATCGCCGTGGCGGCGCCCTGGGCGCTGCCGAAGGGGTGCGCGGTCGCCTACACCGACAAGGGCGCGGGCACCGATTACTTCGATCTGGATGAGCAGCGTGGCGCGCGCGAGGACGGCACGGTCGGCGAACTGGGTGTCGACACGCTCGCTTTCGTGCCCGACGCACCGGTCGGCGCCAGTGGCGTGGCGGTCAAGCACGCGCATTCCAAGGACAATCCGGAAGCGGACTGGGGCCGGCACGTGAAGCAGGCCGCCGAGTTTGCGCTGGCGTCGCTCGACCATGCCTTTCCGCAGGCCGCGCCGTTCCGCTTCGACAACACCCGCGTGATCGCCGTGGGCATTTCCAATGGCGGCGGCGCGGTGCTGCGTGCCAGCGAAGAGGAGGGCGGCTGGCTGGACGCGGTGGTCGCCGGCGAGCCCAACATCCATGCGGCCGATGCGCCGGGGGCGCGCTCGCTGTACGACTACACCACCGAAGCCGCCTTGCTGATGCCGTGCGCGCTGCTGGACCTGCCGGCGGATGCGCTGCCGCAGCCGCCGCTTCGCGCGCAGGTCGAACCGCTGTGGGTGGCGCGCTGCGCCACGTTGAAAGCGGCCGGCCTGGTGACCGGCGCGGATGCGAAGGCGCAGGCGGCATCGGCGCGTTCGCAGTTAAAGGCGAACGGCTGGACCGACGAAGCGCTGGTGGCCGGCGCGCTCAGCGTCGGCTTCGACCTGTGGCGCGCGGTCGCGGTGACATACGCCTCCGCGTACGGACGCTACGGCGTGGGCGAGCATCCGTGCGGCTTTGCGTTCTCGGCGCAGGACGCCGATTTCAGCGCACGCGCCGCCAGTGCCGCCGAGCGCGCCGCATGGTGGTCCGAGGGCAGCGGGATTCCGCCGGGGGCCGGGGTCGGTATCGTCGACATGAAGCTCGCCGCGCCGGACTTCACCCTGCCGGGCCTGCAGTGCCTGCGCGCGCTGCAGACCGGCAGCAGCGACGATGCACGCCGGGTGCAGGCCGGCATCGCGCAGACCGCGGCGCGCTTCCCGAAGACGCGCCGCCCGGTGGTGGTGATCCATGGTCTGGACGATGGACTGGTGCCGCCGGCCTTCTCCAGCGCGCCCTACGTGGAGGCCGCACGCGCCGCCAACCCCGACGTGCGCTACTGGCAGGTGCGGCATGCGCAGCACTTCGATGGCTTCCTTGCGCTGCCGGCGTACGGCACGCGCTATGTGCCATTGCTCCCCTATGTCTACGCGGCGCTGGACCAGGTCGATGCCACGCTGGATGGCAGCCGCGAGCTGCCGGCGAATGCGTTGATCAGTGCGCAGCCGCGGGGCGCGGGCAGCGTTGAGGCCAGCCAGTTGGCGATTCCGAGGTAG
- a CDS encoding CDP-alcohol phosphatidyltransferase family protein, with product MSRHFSMIRDFQLADWFTLGNAFCGTGAVFASMRFLQEGILRDLMIGMALIPLAFIFDALDGRVARWRKQASVLGRELDSLADVISFGVAPAALAYACGMQGGWDWLVLSYFVACGVSRLARYNVTAETLADGGDKVKFFEGTPIPTSLVLVVLLAIAAYLGHVGPQLWLGEVKLGPWLLHPLVLLYAVSGTLMISKTLRIPKP from the coding sequence ATGTCCCGACACTTCTCGATGATCCGCGACTTCCAGCTGGCCGACTGGTTCACGCTGGGCAATGCGTTCTGCGGCACCGGCGCGGTGTTCGCCTCGATGCGCTTCCTGCAGGAGGGCATCCTGCGCGACCTGATGATCGGCATGGCGCTGATCCCGCTGGCCTTCATCTTCGATGCGCTGGACGGACGCGTGGCGCGCTGGCGCAAGCAGGCCTCGGTGCTGGGGCGGGAACTGGATTCGCTGGCCGACGTGATCTCCTTCGGCGTGGCGCCGGCGGCGCTGGCCTACGCCTGCGGCATGCAGGGCGGCTGGGACTGGCTGGTGCTGTCGTACTTCGTGGCCTGCGGCGTCAGCCGGCTGGCGCGCTACAACGTCACCGCCGAGACGCTGGCCGACGGCGGCGACAAGGTGAAGTTCTTCGAGGGCACGCCCATCCCCACCAGTCTGGTGCTGGTGGTGCTGCTGGCCATCGCGGCCTATCTGGGCCACGTGGGCCCGCAGCTGTGGCTGGGCGAGGTGAAGCTGGGGCCCTGGCTGTTGCACCCGCTGGTGCTGCTGTATGCGGTGTCCGGCACGCTGATGATCAGCAAGACGCTGCGCATTCCCAAGCCCTGA
- the phaE gene encoding class III poly(R)-hydroxyalkanoic acid synthase subunit PhaE, with the protein MANSVPPWPGDFESVAQQYWSLWGDALRQSGATPTMAMPGVAPGWQQTVDWWSKLVPGGQPQVDEAVGRFQRQAGQWFGQMQQVAAQFTGRDHDATDIGRAWRSALGMAEPTPAHNPFADIFRSMQGGAHGMDGWMQQVRPWLDNLQRDGDRWMHLPTFGLSREHQERWQQLAQAYQDYQRQVGEYDQLMLQVAQDAFARFERKLEEHAEPGRQLQNARALFDLWIDAAEEAYAQVAMSNDFRHAYGGLANAQARLRLGVQREVEQVCTLFGMPTRTEVDSAHRKVVELERALRKLTRAQQSAPVRRAPVQRQPAPADAPVAAEAPPPAPAAATPKPARKRAPARRKPAPAPKAAAKKRAAATKAAPKKRARRAVAAAAPVATRTARAPVATGKAAAPAKAKKRAAKALPKAPVTKKAAKKLAPASSAKPAPGSVVSMKDWVARNATRAATADKPKAGKKAKRGSGK; encoded by the coding sequence ATGGCAAATTCCGTTCCACCGTGGCCGGGCGATTTCGAATCGGTGGCCCAGCAGTACTGGAGTCTGTGGGGCGATGCCCTGCGGCAGTCCGGCGCAACGCCGACGATGGCCATGCCGGGCGTGGCCCCGGGCTGGCAGCAGACGGTCGACTGGTGGTCGAAGCTGGTGCCCGGCGGGCAGCCGCAGGTCGACGAGGCCGTCGGCCGGTTCCAGCGACAGGCAGGGCAGTGGTTCGGGCAGATGCAGCAGGTCGCCGCGCAGTTCACCGGCCGCGACCATGACGCCACCGACATCGGTCGCGCCTGGCGTTCGGCGCTGGGCATGGCCGAACCCACCCCGGCGCACAACCCGTTCGCCGACATCTTCCGCAGCATGCAGGGCGGCGCGCACGGCATGGACGGCTGGATGCAGCAGGTGCGCCCCTGGCTGGACAACCTGCAGCGCGACGGCGACCGCTGGATGCACCTGCCCACGTTCGGCCTGTCGCGCGAGCACCAGGAGCGCTGGCAGCAACTGGCGCAGGCCTACCAGGACTACCAGCGACAGGTCGGCGAGTACGACCAGCTGATGCTGCAGGTGGCGCAGGATGCGTTTGCGCGCTTCGAGCGCAAGCTGGAGGAACACGCCGAACCCGGCCGCCAGCTGCAGAACGCCCGCGCGCTGTTCGACCTCTGGATCGATGCGGCCGAAGAAGCCTACGCACAGGTGGCGATGTCCAACGACTTCCGCCATGCCTACGGTGGCCTGGCCAACGCGCAGGCGCGGTTGCGCCTCGGCGTGCAGCGCGAGGTCGAACAGGTCTGCACGCTGTTCGGCATGCCGACCCGCACCGAAGTCGACTCCGCCCACCGCAAGGTCGTCGAACTGGAACGCGCACTGCGCAAGCTGACGCGTGCGCAGCAGTCGGCCCCCGTGCGCCGCGCGCCCGTCCAGCGGCAACCCGCACCTGCCGACGCTCCGGTTGCCGCGGAAGCCCCGCCGCCGGCTCCGGCGGCCGCAACGCCGAAGCCGGCCAGGAAGCGCGCGCCGGCCCGGCGCAAGCCGGCGCCAGCGCCCAAGGCCGCAGCGAAGAAGCGTGCCGCCGCCACGAAAGCGGCACCGAAGAAGCGGGCTCGCCGCGCCGTGGCCGCAGCTGCGCCAGTGGCGACAAGAACGGCGCGTGCGCCGGTGGCGACTGGCAAGGCCGCCGCACCTGCCAAGGCGAAGAAGCGCGCTGCCAAGGCGCTGCCGAAGGCGCCGGTGACGAAGAAAGCAGCCAAGAAGCTTGCGCCCGCATCGAGCGCGAAGCCCGCGCCTGGCTCGGTGGTATCGATGAAGGACTGGGTGGCACGCAACGCGACGCGCGCGGCCACCGCGGACAAGCCGAAGGCAGGCAAGAAGGCCAAGCGGGGTAGCGGCAAATGA
- a CDS encoding class III poly(R)-hydroxyalkanoic acid synthase subunit PhaC: MNGPLNFTAEALAHEATTLTQKLSAGLHTLPEVEEVHYGATPKQEVWRDGKVVLYRFIGEKAPTAKIPLLIVYALVNRPYMVDLQHDRSLVKGLLAQGEDVYVIDWGYPDRSDRFLELDDYINRFIDGAVDHLRDSSGRDAVNVLGICQGGAFSLCYASLHPEKVKNLITMVTPVDFHTPDNMLSHWTRELDVDLFVDALGNVPADMMNACYLMLKPFRLNLQKYVGLVDILDDKRAIEDFLRMEKWIFDSPDLAGEAFRQFIKQFYQRNGFIKGGIEIGGEAVDLGFVDMPVLNIYAEQDHLVPPDASRALKDVVGTADYTELSFKGGHIGIYVSSRAQREVPTAIHHWLGQRAR, encoded by the coding sequence ATGAACGGGCCGCTCAACTTCACCGCCGAAGCACTGGCCCACGAGGCCACCACGCTGACGCAGAAGCTCTCCGCCGGCCTGCACACGCTGCCGGAGGTCGAGGAGGTGCACTACGGCGCCACGCCGAAGCAGGAAGTCTGGCGCGACGGCAAGGTGGTGCTGTACCGCTTCATCGGCGAGAAGGCGCCGACGGCGAAAATCCCGCTGCTGATCGTCTACGCGCTGGTCAACCGGCCGTACATGGTGGACCTGCAGCACGACCGCTCGCTGGTGAAGGGCCTGCTGGCGCAGGGCGAAGATGTCTACGTCATCGACTGGGGCTACCCCGACCGGTCCGACCGCTTCCTCGAACTGGACGACTACATCAACCGCTTCATCGACGGCGCAGTGGACCACCTGCGCGACAGCAGCGGCCGCGACGCGGTCAACGTGCTGGGCATCTGCCAGGGCGGCGCGTTCTCGCTGTGCTACGCCTCGCTGCACCCGGAGAAGGTCAAGAACCTGATCACCATGGTGACGCCGGTGGATTTCCACACGCCGGACAACATGCTCTCGCACTGGACGCGCGAGCTGGACGTGGACCTGTTCGTCGATGCGCTGGGCAACGTGCCGGCCGACATGATGAATGCCTGTTACCTGATGCTGAAGCCGTTCCGGCTGAACCTGCAGAAGTACGTGGGGCTGGTCGACATCCTGGACGACAAGCGTGCCATCGAGGATTTCCTGCGTATGGAGAAGTGGATCTTCGACTCTCCGGACCTGGCAGGCGAAGCCTTCCGCCAGTTCATCAAGCAGTTCTACCAGCGCAACGGCTTCATCAAGGGCGGCATCGAGATCGGCGGCGAAGCGGTGGACCTGGGTTTCGTCGACATGCCGGTGCTGAACATCTACGCCGAACAGGACCACCTGGTGCCGCCGGATGCCTCGCGCGCGCTGAAGGACGTGGTTGGCACCGCCGACTACACCGAGCTGAGCTTCAAGGGTGGCCATATCGGCATCTACGTGTCCAGCCGTGCGCAGCGCGAAGTGCCGACGGCGATCCATCACTGGCTGGGGCAACGCGCGCGGTAG
- a CDS encoding DUF5329 domain-containing protein → MHRYLLTILCLLAFASSAPAAPSPTAKREIQGLMDALSASSCEFQRNGTWHGREEARKHLQRKYDYLLKRDLADTAELFIERAASKSSISGRAYQVRCPGQPTQPAATWFRAKLAALRGSGAPVR, encoded by the coding sequence ATGCATCGATACCTGCTCACCATCCTCTGTCTGCTCGCCTTCGCCAGCTCTGCGCCGGCCGCACCTTCACCAACCGCCAAGCGCGAGATCCAGGGGCTGATGGATGCGCTGTCGGCCTCGTCGTGCGAGTTCCAGCGCAACGGCACGTGGCACGGGCGTGAAGAAGCGCGCAAGCATCTGCAGCGCAAGTACGACTACCTGCTCAAGCGCGACCTGGCCGACACCGCCGAGCTGTTCATCGAGCGTGCCGCCAGCAAGAGCAGCATCAGCGGACGTGCCTACCAGGTGCGCTGTCCCGGCCAGCCTACACAGCCGGCGGCCACCTGGTTCAGGGCGAAGCTGGCGGCGCTGCGTGGTTCAGGCGCGCCGGTCCGCTGA